The following proteins are co-located in the Luteolibacter rhizosphaerae genome:
- a CDS encoding Amuc_1099 family pilus-like system protein has translation MSKLPKNFEKILLGVGGVCAIGFAAMGFMKLGAVENDFSATVPKSGKDEIAIPEAPATAKAVNSLTSNRTIEVGQAGDRPVDLFIGVPLFVDKNNLTDPVDPLATGGRVVHPPIPNDWWIKTGANMTFADSPQRDDDSDGFSNLDEYEAKTDPVDGKSIPPLIYKLAYLKDESIKWYVEFGFESEGKWGPKLLGQMPDKKAFNNRVGAAEMLAPGDTFFIGKQPFQNRFKFIGIVQKEVTSKRTGLTQNVNVAEFEDLKPNKKGTKYQSQYGLPDAEIDANAYYDRTAVLDLQAIGESGKEFKVEEGTTFALPPSATEKKYLLKTVTPEGIEVEYTEGTETKTVSIPKGGTATK, from the coding sequence ATGTCCAAGCTACCGAAAAACTTTGAAAAGATCCTGCTCGGCGTTGGTGGCGTGTGTGCCATCGGCTTCGCCGCCATGGGATTCATGAAACTCGGCGCAGTCGAAAACGACTTCTCCGCCACGGTGCCCAAGTCGGGTAAAGACGAGATCGCGATCCCGGAAGCCCCGGCCACCGCCAAGGCGGTGAACTCGCTGACCTCGAACCGCACCATCGAAGTGGGCCAAGCCGGGGATCGCCCGGTGGATCTCTTCATCGGCGTGCCGCTTTTCGTCGATAAGAACAACCTTACCGATCCCGTCGATCCGCTCGCCACGGGTGGTCGCGTCGTTCATCCGCCGATCCCGAACGATTGGTGGATCAAGACCGGTGCCAACATGACCTTCGCCGACTCGCCGCAGCGCGACGACGACAGCGACGGCTTCTCCAACCTCGACGAATACGAGGCGAAGACCGATCCGGTCGATGGCAAGAGCATCCCGCCGCTCATCTACAAGCTCGCCTACCTTAAGGACGAGTCGATCAAGTGGTATGTCGAGTTCGGCTTCGAGTCGGAAGGCAAGTGGGGTCCGAAGCTCCTCGGCCAGATGCCGGACAAGAAGGCATTCAACAACCGTGTAGGTGCCGCTGAGATGCTCGCTCCGGGGGACACCTTCTTCATCGGCAAGCAGCCCTTCCAGAACCGTTTCAAGTTCATTGGTATCGTCCAGAAGGAAGTTACTAGCAAGCGCACCGGCCTGACGCAGAACGTCAACGTGGCCGAGTTTGAAGACCTCAAGCCCAACAAGAAGGGCACGAAGTACCAATCCCAGTATGGTCTCCCGGACGCGGAGATCGATGCCAATGCCTACTATGATCGCACCGCGGTGCTGGATCTCCAGGCCATCGGTGAATCGGGTAAGGAATTCAAGGTCGAGGAAGGCACTACCTTTGCCCTGCCGCCGAGCGCGACAGAGAAGAAGTACCTCCTCAAAACAGTGACGCCGGAAGGCATCGAGGTTGAGTACACCGAGGGAACTGAGACGAAAACCGTTTCAATTCCAAAGGGCGGCACAGCTACAAAGTAA
- a CDS encoding Amuc_1098 family type IV pilus outer membrane protein, whose amino-acid sequence MQKTPTNRTCKTAATLMALAAVMPVTLTVANAGEGYSGGGGYSGLAQKEMIRRQNAVADADRLLVEGREAYAKEKYKEAVDKYREALAVLPDAPMVADRRAVLVAHLGDASTALGDAYRRVGKYEEARSLTAAVLEEDPHNVDAKRINEWLDDPIRTNPALTYEHTENVDKVRRSLYLAEGAYNLGKYDDAFRHYEDVIRVDPFNKAARRGMERLAQAKTDYYRAAYDHTRAELLSQVDAAWELSVPPIISDIPASGTDSNVVSGGTTYILEKLRDITIPVIDFEDTSVEEAIDFLRLRSRELDTKEADPTRKGINFVIRKPRSGGSGDAALDADAAGGLGATADPGSLRIRELRLRNVPLAEALKYICEQTKLRYKVDEYAVTLVPATETDEDLFNRTFRVPPDFLAKLGGGGAADAGGGDADPFASDAGGGTGARIQPRANETDLLKQNGVKFPEGASAKFFPGNSTLLVRNTPTNLDLIEGIVDNMGKDTPKQVKISTKFVEISQENTDELGFDWIVSPFGLSANSVFLGGGTVSAGQTRTNADFIGTVSGVNIPGVPAATGTNVSDIVTAGLRSGDGAINRNNIDAVLNNPNRTAQSASPAPGIAALTGLFSDGQVQLIMRGLAQKKGTDLMTAPSVTARSGEKALIEIIREFIYPTEYEPPELPNSIGATGGGGIGIGGGNSGIFPVTPATPTSFETRNTGVTLEIEPTIGGNDFVIDLRFAPDIVEFEGFVNYGSPIQSPATDFLGNPTTVTITENRIEMPVFSSRRVTTALTIFDGYTVAVGGLMREDVQTVEDKVPVLGDLPVVGRLFQSKAENRIKSNLIIFVTAQIIDATGKPIRESAATAGNAPVSDALPTATGGADLLPPPPAE is encoded by the coding sequence ATGCAAAAAACGCCAACCAATCGCACCTGCAAGACTGCCGCCACGCTGATGGCTTTGGCAGCTGTCATGCCGGTCACCCTTACGGTTGCCAACGCCGGCGAAGGATACTCCGGCGGCGGCGGCTATAGCGGTCTCGCCCAAAAGGAAATGATCCGCCGCCAAAACGCGGTTGCAGACGCGGACCGTCTGCTCGTCGAAGGCCGCGAGGCCTACGCGAAGGAGAAGTACAAGGAAGCCGTGGACAAGTATCGTGAAGCCCTCGCCGTCCTCCCGGATGCGCCGATGGTTGCCGATCGCCGCGCCGTCCTCGTCGCCCACCTTGGCGACGCTTCCACCGCTCTGGGTGATGCCTACCGCCGGGTTGGCAAGTATGAAGAAGCCCGCTCCCTCACTGCTGCGGTGCTCGAAGAAGATCCGCACAACGTGGATGCCAAGCGCATCAACGAGTGGCTTGACGATCCGATCCGCACGAACCCGGCGCTCACCTACGAGCACACCGAGAACGTCGACAAGGTCCGCCGCAGCCTCTACCTCGCCGAAGGTGCCTACAACCTCGGCAAGTATGACGACGCTTTCCGTCACTACGAGGACGTCATCCGCGTGGACCCCTTCAACAAGGCCGCCCGTCGTGGTATGGAGCGCCTTGCCCAGGCCAAGACCGATTACTATCGCGCCGCTTACGACCACACCCGCGCCGAGCTTCTCTCGCAGGTGGACGCGGCATGGGAGCTTTCCGTTCCGCCGATCATTTCGGACATCCCGGCTTCCGGCACCGATAGCAATGTCGTTTCCGGCGGCACCACCTACATCCTCGAAAAGCTTCGCGACATCACCATCCCGGTGATCGACTTCGAAGACACCTCCGTGGAAGAGGCCATCGACTTCCTCCGCCTGCGCTCCCGCGAGCTGGACACCAAGGAAGCCGATCCGACCCGCAAGGGCATCAACTTCGTGATTCGCAAGCCCCGCTCCGGCGGCAGCGGTGATGCCGCTCTGGATGCCGACGCCGCTGGCGGTCTCGGTGCCACCGCGGACCCGGGCTCCCTCCGCATCCGCGAACTGCGCCTTCGCAACGTTCCGCTTGCTGAAGCCCTGAAGTACATCTGCGAACAGACCAAGCTGCGCTACAAGGTCGACGAATACGCCGTGACCCTCGTGCCGGCCACGGAAACGGATGAAGATCTATTCAACCGCACCTTCCGCGTTCCGCCGGATTTCCTCGCCAAGCTTGGCGGTGGCGGCGCAGCCGACGCGGGTGGTGGCGATGCCGATCCCTTCGCTTCGGATGCCGGTGGCGGCACCGGTGCGCGTATCCAGCCCCGCGCGAACGAAACCGATCTGCTCAAGCAGAACGGCGTGAAGTTCCCGGAAGGCGCCTCGGCCAAGTTCTTCCCGGGCAACTCGACGCTCCTCGTCCGTAACACCCCGACCAACCTCGACCTGATCGAGGGCATCGTGGACAACATGGGCAAGGACACGCCGAAGCAGGTGAAGATCTCCACCAAGTTCGTGGAAATCTCCCAGGAGAACACCGACGAGCTCGGCTTCGATTGGATCGTCTCGCCCTTCGGTCTCTCCGCGAACTCCGTCTTCCTCGGCGGTGGCACGGTGAGCGCCGGCCAGACCCGCACGAATGCTGACTTCATCGGCACCGTTTCCGGCGTGAACATCCCGGGCGTCCCGGCTGCGACCGGCACCAATGTGAGCGACATCGTGACCGCCGGTCTTCGTTCCGGTGACGGCGCGATCAACCGCAACAACATCGATGCCGTCCTGAACAATCCGAACCGCACCGCACAGAGCGCCAGCCCGGCACCGGGTATCGCTGCTCTCACCGGTCTGTTCTCGGATGGCCAGGTGCAGCTCATCATGCGCGGTCTCGCCCAGAAGAAGGGCACCGACCTGATGACCGCTCCCAGCGTGACCGCCCGCTCGGGTGAGAAGGCGCTGATCGAGATCATCCGCGAATTCATCTACCCGACCGAATACGAGCCCCCGGAACTTCCGAACTCGATCGGTGCGACCGGTGGTGGTGGTATCGGCATCGGCGGTGGTAACTCCGGTATCTTCCCGGTGACCCCTGCTACCCCGACCTCCTTCGAAACCCGCAACACGGGTGTTACCCTCGAAATCGAGCCCACCATCGGTGGTAACGACTTCGTGATCGACCTCCGCTTCGCTCCGGACATCGTCGAGTTCGAAGGCTTTGTGAACTACGGCAGCCCGATCCAATCGCCTGCCACCGACTTCCTCGGCAACCCGACGACCGTGACCATCACGGAAAACCGGATCGAGATGCCGGTGTTCTCGAGCCGCCGCGTGACCACGGCCCTCACCATCTTCGACGGTTACACCGTCGCAGTCGGTGGCCTGATGCGCGAGGACGTGCAAACCGTTGAAGATAAGGTGCCTGTGCTTGGTGACCTCCCGGTCGTCGGCCGCCTGTTCCAGTCCAAGGCTGAGAACCGGATCAAGAGCAACCTGATCATCTTTGTTACCGCACAGATCATCGACGCGACCGGCAAGCCGATCCGCGAGAGCGCTGCAACCGCTGGCAATGCGCCGGTGAGCGATGCTCTCCCGACCGCCACCGGCGGTGCCGATCTGCTTCCGCCGCCTCCGGCCGAGTAA
- the rho gene encoding transcription termination factor Rho yields MHVFGLSGGIASGKSTACRLLAEIFPGTVLFDADACVHALLAKPGPVAYAIAARFGSGVIAADGSVSRAVLREIVFQDPHARKDLEGIVHPRVREECLESSASARRMGAALFVADIPLLFENGFDLGQQANLLVAAGNETRRRRLRERNGFDDAKIDAVFAAQMPQDEKLRRADHVFWNEGPATVLEAQLRRFLQSHAIMSEDTELPELPAGTSAAVQETAPAPQVIDINSFRLKPLGELLAMAEAVPARITPGAPKTQLIFELLSFYANEGATLIGEGIVEQAKENYAMLRDPARSFRTCPDDLYVNGHLLRDHNLRAGNRVKVRIRAPRDRDKYLSATEILEIEGIPLAEYKTPKEFDKLTPLFPDRRIVLEGEGPEAIGVRVLDLVAPLGKGQRGLIVAPPRGGKTILLKQIAKSIRRNHPEVELIVVLLDERPEEVTDFEETVGTTVYASTFDEAPRRHAQVADLVIERARRLVEQGKDVVLLLDSLTRLARGHNAANQGGPIGSGGVSPAALQKSRKFFGNARNVEEGGSLTVLATALIETESRMDDVIFEEFKGTGNMEVRLDRELAERRVYPAIHIPQSGTRNDDRLYHPEEFVKVLDIRRQLAQLPVGDAIETLLKNLRATKTNAELLLRGLR; encoded by the coding sequence ATGCACGTCTTCGGCCTGAGCGGTGGGATCGCGAGCGGGAAATCCACGGCCTGTCGTCTTCTCGCGGAGATCTTCCCGGGCACGGTGCTTTTTGATGCCGACGCTTGTGTACACGCGCTCTTGGCCAAGCCGGGACCGGTCGCTTATGCGATTGCAGCTCGTTTCGGCTCCGGAGTGATCGCCGCGGATGGATCGGTCAGCCGGGCGGTGCTGCGGGAGATCGTGTTTCAGGACCCGCATGCACGTAAGGATCTGGAAGGCATCGTCCACCCCCGGGTCCGCGAGGAATGTCTTGAATCTTCGGCATCCGCCCGCAGAATGGGCGCGGCCCTCTTCGTTGCGGACATTCCGCTGCTCTTCGAGAACGGATTCGACCTCGGCCAACAGGCGAATCTCCTCGTTGCCGCCGGAAACGAAACCCGGCGCAGACGATTGCGGGAGCGCAACGGATTCGACGATGCTAAAATCGATGCCGTTTTCGCGGCCCAGATGCCCCAGGATGAAAAGCTCCGCCGTGCGGATCATGTGTTCTGGAATGAAGGCCCGGCCACCGTCCTTGAAGCGCAACTCAGGCGCTTCCTCCAATCCCACGCTATCATGAGCGAAGACACCGAGCTCCCCGAGCTTCCCGCAGGAACCTCTGCCGCCGTCCAAGAAACCGCGCCTGCCCCGCAGGTGATCGATATCAATTCCTTCCGCCTCAAGCCTTTGGGAGAGTTGCTCGCGATGGCGGAAGCGGTGCCGGCGCGGATCACTCCCGGGGCACCGAAGACCCAGTTGATTTTCGAGCTCCTTAGCTTTTACGCGAACGAGGGCGCCACCTTGATCGGCGAGGGAATCGTCGAACAAGCGAAGGAGAACTACGCCATGCTGCGCGACCCCGCCCGCAGCTTCCGCACTTGTCCGGATGACCTTTACGTGAACGGGCACCTGCTCCGCGATCACAACCTGCGTGCGGGCAATCGCGTGAAAGTCCGGATTCGTGCGCCGCGGGACCGTGACAAGTATCTTTCCGCCACCGAGATCTTGGAGATCGAGGGCATCCCCCTCGCCGAGTACAAGACTCCGAAGGAGTTCGACAAGCTCACCCCGCTTTTCCCGGACCGCCGCATCGTGCTGGAGGGTGAGGGACCGGAGGCCATCGGCGTGCGCGTCCTCGATCTCGTCGCCCCGCTTGGCAAGGGCCAGCGCGGCCTGATCGTGGCTCCGCCGCGTGGAGGCAAGACGATCTTGCTCAAGCAGATCGCCAAGTCGATCCGGCGCAATCATCCCGAGGTCGAATTGATCGTGGTGCTGCTGGATGAGCGCCCGGAGGAAGTTACCGACTTCGAAGAAACGGTGGGGACCACGGTCTATGCTTCAACCTTCGATGAGGCACCGCGCCGGCACGCCCAAGTGGCGGACCTTGTGATCGAACGGGCGCGCCGCTTGGTGGAGCAAGGGAAGGATGTCGTGCTTTTGCTGGATAGCTTGACCCGTCTCGCCCGGGGCCATAACGCCGCGAATCAAGGCGGGCCGATTGGCAGCGGCGGGGTAAGTCCGGCAGCGCTCCAAAAATCGCGGAAGTTCTTCGGGAATGCGCGGAATGTCGAGGAGGGCGGTAGTTTGACCGTTCTCGCAACCGCTCTCATCGAAACCGAGAGCCGGATGGATGACGTGATTTTCGAGGAGTTCAAGGGGACCGGTAACATGGAGGTGCGCTTGGACCGGGAGCTTGCGGAACGCCGCGTTTACCCGGCGATCCACATCCCGCAGAGCGGCACCCGCAACGACGACCGCCTCTACCATCCTGAAGAATTCGTGAAGGTTTTGGATATTCGTAGACAACTGGCCCAGTTGCCGGTGGGGGATGCCATCGAGACCCTTCTCAAGAACCTCCGCGCTACGAAAACCAATGCGGAATTGCTCCTTCGGGGCTTGCGCTAA
- a CDS encoding ribonuclease D produces the protein MSSQSLVSDSQELVSLLSRPPAGAVCAIDTEADSLHRYRESLCLVQYSCAGDDALIDPLSIDDLSPLGDFLGARTVWMHGADYDMTMLRRSFASLPPVVYDTQIGARLLGVRRFGLADLVELYFGVVLSKSSQKADWGKRPLSAKMMEYALNDVRYLLPMGEKISEELKSKGRFDWFVESCEAARLKVLERDESRGEPWRIQGSGRLDRCGLNFLKALWEWRDAEASAWDRPSFMVITNRQLIDWSLALAAGKRIEIPPHYRPDRRKRLTDVLDAARAGKPEEWPEKPRGLRRRRDSDFDAKVARLISLRDSKAAELDIDSSLIVPRSIIESIADGEVQPPDVLLKWQLACLGL, from the coding sequence ATGTCATCCCAATCATTGGTCAGCGATTCCCAAGAACTCGTTTCTCTGCTTTCCCGGCCTCCCGCCGGTGCTGTTTGTGCCATCGACACGGAGGCGGATAGCTTGCACCGCTATCGGGAATCTCTCTGCCTCGTTCAGTATTCTTGTGCGGGCGATGACGCGCTGATCGACCCGCTTTCCATCGACGATCTCTCGCCGCTTGGCGACTTCCTAGGAGCCCGCACCGTGTGGATGCATGGGGCGGATTACGACATGACCATGCTGCGGCGGAGCTTCGCGAGCCTCCCACCGGTGGTTTACGATACGCAGATCGGTGCCCGCCTGTTGGGCGTGCGCCGTTTCGGTTTGGCGGACCTGGTCGAGCTGTATTTTGGAGTGGTGCTGTCGAAATCGTCTCAGAAAGCGGATTGGGGCAAGCGCCCGCTGTCCGCCAAGATGATGGAGTATGCGCTTAACGACGTTCGCTATCTGCTTCCGATGGGAGAGAAGATTAGCGAAGAGCTGAAGTCGAAGGGGCGTTTCGACTGGTTTGTCGAAAGCTGTGAGGCTGCCCGCCTGAAGGTATTGGAGCGTGACGAATCCCGTGGGGAGCCGTGGCGGATCCAAGGTTCCGGACGGCTTGATCGCTGTGGCCTGAATTTCCTGAAGGCGCTGTGGGAGTGGCGGGATGCGGAGGCTTCCGCGTGGGATCGCCCCTCCTTCATGGTGATCACCAATCGCCAGTTGATCGATTGGAGCTTGGCACTGGCGGCAGGGAAGCGGATCGAGATCCCTCCCCACTATCGCCCCGACCGGCGCAAGCGCCTCACGGACGTGCTGGACGCAGCCCGGGCCGGGAAGCCGGAAGAATGGCCCGAGAAGCCGCGTGGCTTGCGCCGCCGCCGGGACTCCGACTTCGATGCCAAGGTGGCGCGCTTGATCTCCCTGCGCGACTCCAAGGCCGCGGAATTGGACATTGATTCCTCCTTGATCGTGCCGCGTTCGATCATCGAATCTATCGCCGACGGTGAGGTTCAACCTCCCGATGTTTTGCTCAAGTGGCAGCTTGCTTGCCTCGGGCTCTGA